In Candidatus Woesearchaeota archaeon, the DNA window CTGCAACCTCAGTAACCACGGTTTCAATTAGCTTTTTTGTCTTCTTCATTTTGGCATCTTTTTACTGGGCGCCCTGTGAATTTCCAAAGTTTCCGATAAGCTCTGAAAACAAAAGCCCTTTTTTCTTTGCAAGCTGCAGCGACACCACAAAATTGCCTTCAGATGTGCCTTCGAGGTCCTCAAGGCTCAGGAAATACCATTCATCTGAATCAAACCTTATCCCGATCCACGGCTCTGCTCCGAACTTATCTGAAAATTCGCGTATCTGCCCAACATCTGCGCTGTTTAAATACTTTTTGATGTCGTGAACTGTCTTGCACTCGACTGCAACATGGCGCTTTTTGTTACCTGCAAGGACATCGGGGTTCGGAAACCTTGCGCTTCCTGAGCCTGCAACCCTTATTGCCGCCCATCCCGCTTTCCAGAACATAGAAACAAGCTCGCGCTCTGCATTGCTTCCCTTTGACTTTCTGTTCATCCGGACAGGTGGAAAAGGCACCTTTAATTTATTCTTTTCTATAAAATGCGGCAAATAAGAGAAAAAAGTATTTAAACTGGCAAATCAAGGAAAAAAGAATCATGAAAATAATAATAGATACTGAAAAAGACAGTGAGGCATCAATAAGAAGCGCAATAAGAATGCTTTCGGTTCTTATACGGGAAAACCGCAGCTCTTTTGAAGAAAGAGAAAACATCAACCATGAAAAATCAGCTAGTTCTGAAAGCGCTGGAAATGCGATTGCAAGCATGTTTGGGATGGACAGCAGCTCATCCGAAGAGAAAAAACCTGATGAACGCAATGAAAGCAATGAACTCAGCGATGATGACTTCAGCTTTGAGCCCTACTGAGAAATATCTTCAGAAGCAGAACTTATAATAAAGTATATATAATAACTTATATAAACCAAAAGGAAGGGAAAAAGGGACAGAATGGTTTTAGAATACATAATCGGGCCGAGGGGCGCTGAAAAAAAGCCGTATCAAATGATATTCATAGGCATGCTTTATGTTGTTGCAGCGCTTCTGATAAGCTTCTGGATATTTCCGGATAATGTTGACCTTGTGGCAGTATTCCTCTGCACCTTCGCTTCAATTCCTGTAATCTATGATGCTCTGAGAATACAGGAAAAAGAAGGCGTTGAAAT includes these proteins:
- the hjc gene encoding Holliday junction resolvase Hjc, producing MNRKSKGSNAERELVSMFWKAGWAAIRVAGSGSARFPNPDVLAGNKKRHVAVECKTVHDIKKYLNSADVGQIREFSDKFGAEPWIGIRFDSDEWYFLSLEDLEGTSEGNFVVSLQLAKKKGLLFSELIGNFGNSQGAQ